The following coding sequences lie in one Phycicoccus duodecadis genomic window:
- a CDS encoding WXG100 family type VII secretion target, giving the protein MVIPDEGGYTPALPDDAGPHERMLHRIYGFQTYIVSDTATDWGKTADGVRGLAAEVRGVITKLQGADPPWEGPAATAAYGTLHELAKALDSRAGEIEDIKKGLQDAATAGSTAMAAYSAQVRSISTDVDRTQYQPSGGGTFNVTGYEAAVDAKKAEREAAAQQVLATFNADMGSAAKQMPVEAPQDSVMIDPTSGGGGGTPPGGGGGSTPSGGSYTPPNGTLVGVHHPETTPPPQQQPPVVIHHPPVVDPPVSIGCPGPTDPDPRGPELDGPTTGSTVAGGPGSTGWAGTASGGGSASGPGLGGAGAMTAGGLLTGGVGMLGRALGRGGLGAAGRSGPVVAGSTGAAGRGATGSGARGAVGTGGRGAVGAGGQGAGRGGRSGGIRGAKTGGRYGVPKLGEAGRGGRGVGAGGGAGGRGKGKDEQRPEDVDSLTHEDEETWFEGGDDATPPVWR; this is encoded by the coding sequence ATGGTCATTCCCGACGAGGGGGGCTACACCCCAGCACTGCCCGACGACGCCGGTCCGCACGAGCGGATGCTGCACAGGATCTACGGGTTCCAGACCTACATCGTCAGCGACACCGCCACCGACTGGGGCAAGACCGCCGACGGGGTCAGGGGTCTGGCCGCCGAGGTCCGCGGCGTCATCACCAAGCTCCAGGGCGCCGACCCGCCGTGGGAGGGCCCCGCCGCCACCGCCGCGTACGGCACCCTCCACGAGCTGGCCAAGGCCCTCGACAGCCGGGCCGGCGAGATCGAGGACATCAAGAAGGGCCTCCAGGACGCCGCCACCGCGGGCAGCACCGCGATGGCCGCGTACTCGGCCCAGGTGCGCTCCATCTCGACCGACGTCGACCGCACGCAGTACCAGCCGTCCGGCGGCGGCACGTTCAACGTCACCGGCTACGAGGCCGCGGTCGACGCGAAGAAGGCCGAGCGCGAGGCGGCCGCCCAGCAGGTGCTGGCGACGTTCAACGCCGACATGGGCTCGGCCGCCAAGCAGATGCCGGTCGAGGCGCCGCAGGACAGCGTGATGATCGACCCGACCTCCGGCGGCGGGGGCGGCACTCCTCCCGGCGGTGGGGGCGGGAGCACGCCGAGCGGGGGGTCGTACACGCCGCCGAACGGCACCCTGGTCGGCGTCCACCACCCCGAGACCACGCCGCCACCCCAGCAGCAGCCGCCGGTCGTCATCCACCACCCACCCGTGGTCGACCCGCCCGTCTCCATCGGCTGCCCGGGACCGACCGACCCCGACCCGCGCGGTCCCGAGCTCGACGGCCCCACCACCGGCAGCACCGTCGCGGGCGGCCCCGGCAGCACCGGCTGGGCCGGTACGGCGTCGGGCGGCGGTTCCGCGTCCGGTCCCGGCCTCGGGGGCGCGGGCGCGATGACCGCCGGCGGCCTGCTCACCGGCGGCGTCGGGATGCTGGGGCGCGCCCTGGGCCGAGGCGGCCTGGGGGCCGCCGGTCGCTCGGGCCCGGTCGTGGCCGGTAGCACCGGCGCCGCCGGGCGCGGCGCGACGGGCAGCGGGGCCCGGGGTGCGGTGGGCACGGGCGGCCGCGGGGCCGTGGGGGCCGGCGGCCAGGGCGCCGGGCGTGGCGGTCGCAGCGGCGGCATCCGCGGAGCGAAGACCGGTGGGCGCTACGGCGTCCCCAAGCTCGGCGAGGCCGGGCGCGGCGGCCGCGGCGTCGGAGCCGGCGGGGGAGCCGGCGGTCGCGGCAAGGGCAAGGACGAGCAGCGCCCCGAGGACGTCGACTCCCTCACCCACGAGGACGAGGAGACCTGGTTCGAGGGCGGGGACGACGCGACGCCGCCCGTGTGGCGATGA
- the eccCa gene encoding type VII secretion protein EccCa — protein MTVAARAGGREKAPEVPTGRLVLQPPPEITPSEGASGMLMQAVPMLGSLGSIGFVALSQSGPRAYFTAGMFLVASVGFVLASGLRQRQQHAAGVLAARREYLAYLAEVRETIRDAASRQREAALWDFPDPAALPVIAAEGSRVWERQPSDADFLQVRMGTTAQPLCLELEPPETAPLAQLDPVAASGLHRLLSTHSVQPGLPASAALRAWPRIEVTGDADPARSLARSVVLSAAMQHAPEDLVIAALVSREARAEWEWLKWLPHALSPRERDAVGPVRLVGESVHDLLPLLPHEIVERPRFGPSDRPALPHVLLVVDGGHVPPGNPVVTDDGVLGVTVIDLPEQWGELATPTTLRLAVGAVTASGPRAGTAPLEIISLARGVAHGVADQVSTIRAEAAARRLAPRYTADEPEARDALSAATELVDLLGTGDVRDFDVETAWRPRLQRDRLRVPIGVDESGQPVALDIKESAQQGMGPHGLVIGATGSGKSELLRTLVLALAMTHSSEALNFVLVDFKGGATFAGMADLPHVSAVITNLGQELTLVERMQDALQGEMTRRQELLRAAGNFANVTDYERARAAGADLEPLPALLIVADEFSELLAAKPEFADLFVAIGRLGRSLSMHLLLSSQRLEEGRLRGLESHLSYRIGLRTFSAGESRTVIGVPDAYELPPVPGLGYLKPDQTTLTKFKAAYVSGPPKGRRRRGGVVEGGATGSAEILPFTLAPVTAGRRTAAPEPTPQERPERGDERAVFDIAVERMRGKGRPAHQVWLPPLDVPNSMDQLLRDLAPDPELGLVSKAWRARGDYVLPVGIVDRPLEQRRELFVLSLGGAAGHVAVVGGPRAGRSTFARTVVAAIALTTTPKESQVYVLDFGGGTFTPLAKLAHVAGVANRSEPEVVRRLVAEIRGIVDARESYFRAQGVDSIETYRRRRAQGLVDDGYGDVFLVVDGWPTLRAEFDELEQQIMELAGRGLTFGVHVVVTTSRWMDFRNQIRDVLGTRVELRLGDPTDSEVDRKVAANVPKGRPGRGLTMARHHFLGAVPRIDDSGAVDDLGDGVEDLVARVNAAWTGPRGPKLRLLPEEITLDAVRELAGPDERRLLLGIDEAALAPLAIDLAEDPHLYLLGDGDSGKTGFLRTVAHEIARLHTPQEAKLFVVDYRRGLLGELPEGHVGEYLTTQEQTVAAVEGITEFLRTRLPGPDVTPEQLRARSWWSGAEVFFLVDDYDLVVTSSGSPLRPLVPLLAQAGDVGLHLVITRRAGGASRGMFEPVMQSIRDLGAPGILLSGNPDEGMLIGRVKPSQQPPGRARIISRDLGDQVFQTAWQPPRLG, from the coding sequence ATGACGGTGGCTGCGCGCGCCGGCGGCCGCGAGAAGGCGCCGGAGGTGCCGACCGGGCGGCTGGTCCTCCAGCCCCCGCCCGAGATCACCCCGTCCGAGGGGGCCAGCGGCATGCTGATGCAGGCCGTCCCGATGCTGGGCTCGCTGGGCTCGATCGGCTTCGTAGCCCTCTCGCAGAGCGGGCCGCGCGCCTACTTCACGGCCGGGATGTTCCTCGTCGCCTCCGTCGGCTTCGTCCTCGCCAGCGGTCTGCGCCAGCGCCAGCAGCACGCGGCCGGGGTGCTGGCCGCCCGCCGCGAGTACCTCGCCTACCTGGCCGAGGTCCGCGAGACCATCCGGGACGCGGCCTCCCGCCAGCGCGAGGCCGCCCTCTGGGACTTCCCCGACCCCGCGGCCCTGCCCGTCATCGCGGCCGAGGGCAGCCGGGTGTGGGAGCGCCAGCCCTCCGACGCCGACTTCCTCCAGGTCCGGATGGGCACCACCGCCCAGCCGCTCTGCCTCGAGCTCGAGCCGCCCGAGACCGCGCCCCTGGCCCAGCTCGACCCGGTGGCCGCCTCGGGGCTGCACCGCCTGCTGTCGACCCACAGCGTCCAGCCCGGCCTGCCGGCCTCGGCCGCCCTGCGCGCCTGGCCGCGCATCGAGGTCACCGGCGACGCCGACCCCGCGCGTTCGCTGGCCCGCTCGGTCGTGCTCTCGGCCGCGATGCAGCACGCCCCCGAGGACCTCGTCATCGCCGCGCTCGTCTCGCGCGAGGCCCGCGCCGAGTGGGAGTGGCTCAAGTGGCTCCCGCACGCCCTCAGCCCCCGCGAGCGCGACGCCGTCGGGCCGGTGCGCCTGGTCGGCGAGTCGGTGCACGACCTGCTGCCGCTGCTGCCCCACGAGATCGTCGAACGCCCGCGCTTCGGCCCGTCCGACCGCCCGGCCCTGCCGCACGTCCTGCTGGTCGTCGACGGCGGCCACGTGCCGCCCGGCAACCCGGTCGTCACCGACGACGGCGTCCTCGGCGTCACCGTCATCGACCTGCCCGAGCAGTGGGGCGAGCTCGCAACGCCCACCACGCTGCGCCTGGCCGTGGGGGCGGTGACCGCGTCGGGGCCGCGGGCCGGCACCGCACCGCTCGAGATCATCAGCCTCGCGCGGGGGGTGGCGCACGGCGTGGCCGACCAGGTGTCGACCATCCGCGCCGAGGCGGCCGCCCGCCGCCTGGCCCCGCGCTACACCGCCGACGAGCCGGAGGCCCGCGACGCGCTGTCGGCCGCCACCGAGCTCGTCGACCTGCTCGGCACCGGCGACGTGCGCGACTTCGACGTCGAGACCGCGTGGCGCCCGCGCCTCCAGCGTGACCGGCTCCGGGTGCCCATCGGGGTCGACGAGTCGGGCCAGCCGGTCGCCCTCGACATCAAGGAGTCGGCCCAGCAGGGGATGGGCCCGCACGGGCTGGTCATCGGCGCCACGGGCTCGGGCAAGTCGGAGCTGCTGCGCACCCTGGTGCTGGCGCTCGCGATGACGCACTCGTCCGAGGCGCTGAACTTCGTGCTGGTCGACTTCAAGGGCGGGGCCACCTTCGCGGGGATGGCCGACCTGCCGCACGTCTCGGCCGTCATCACCAACCTCGGCCAGGAGCTCACGCTCGTCGAGCGCATGCAGGACGCCCTCCAGGGCGAGATGACCCGCCGCCAGGAGCTCCTGCGCGCGGCCGGCAACTTCGCCAACGTCACCGACTACGAGCGGGCGCGGGCGGCCGGCGCCGACCTCGAGCCGCTGCCGGCGCTGCTCATCGTGGCCGACGAGTTCTCCGAGCTGCTCGCCGCCAAGCCCGAGTTCGCCGACCTGTTCGTGGCCATCGGGCGCCTGGGCCGCTCGCTCTCGATGCACCTGCTGCTGTCGTCGCAGCGCCTGGAGGAGGGGCGACTGCGCGGGCTCGAGTCGCACCTGTCCTACCGGATCGGCCTGCGGACCTTCTCGGCCGGCGAGTCGCGCACCGTCATCGGCGTCCCCGACGCCTACGAGCTGCCGCCGGTGCCGGGCCTGGGCTACCTCAAGCCCGACCAGACCACGCTCACCAAGTTCAAGGCCGCCTACGTGTCCGGGCCCCCGAAGGGCCGGCGCCGCCGCGGCGGCGTGGTCGAGGGCGGGGCCACCGGCTCGGCCGAGATCCTGCCCTTCACGCTCGCCCCGGTCACGGCCGGGCGGCGCACCGCCGCCCCCGAGCCCACCCCCCAGGAGCGGCCCGAGAGGGGCGACGAGCGCGCGGTCTTCGACATCGCCGTCGAGCGGATGCGGGGCAAGGGGCGCCCCGCGCACCAGGTGTGGCTGCCGCCGCTCGACGTCCCCAACTCGATGGACCAGCTACTGCGCGACCTCGCGCCCGACCCCGAGCTGGGGCTGGTCAGCAAGGCCTGGCGGGCCCGCGGCGACTACGTGCTGCCGGTCGGCATCGTCGACCGCCCGCTCGAGCAGCGCCGCGAGCTGTTCGTGCTCTCGCTCGGCGGCGCGGCCGGCCACGTCGCCGTCGTCGGCGGCCCGCGCGCCGGGCGCAGCACCTTCGCGCGGACCGTCGTCGCGGCCATCGCGCTGACGACGACCCCGAAGGAGAGCCAGGTCTACGTGCTCGACTTCGGCGGCGGGACCTTCACGCCGCTGGCGAAGCTCGCCCACGTGGCCGGGGTGGCCAACCGCAGCGAGCCCGAGGTCGTGCGCCGTCTGGTCGCCGAGATCCGCGGCATCGTCGACGCCCGTGAGAGCTACTTCCGCGCCCAGGGCGTCGACTCCATCGAGACCTACCGGCGCCGCCGGGCCCAGGGCCTGGTCGACGACGGCTACGGCGACGTGTTCCTCGTGGTCGACGGCTGGCCCACGCTGCGTGCCGAGTTCGACGAGCTCGAGCAGCAGATCATGGAGCTCGCCGGCCGCGGCCTGACCTTCGGCGTGCACGTGGTCGTCACGACCTCGCGCTGGATGGACTTCCGCAACCAGATCCGCGACGTGCTCGGCACCCGCGTCGAGCTGCGGCTCGGCGACCCCACCGACTCCGAGGTCGACCGCAAGGTCGCGGCCAACGTCCCGAAGGGCCGGCCCGGGCGGGGCCTGACCATGGCCAGGCACCACTTCCTGGGTGCCGTCCCGCGCATCGACGACAGTGGCGCGGTCGACGACCTCGGCGACGGGGTCGAGGACCTGGTCGCCCGGGTCAACGCCGCCTGGACCGGCCCGCGAGGCCCGAAGCTGCGGCTGCTGCCCGAGGAGATCACCCTCGACGCCGTCCGCGAGCTGGCCGGCCCCGACGAGCGCCGCCTCCTGCTCGGCATCGACGAGGCGGCCCTGGCGCCGCTGGCCATCGACCTCGCCGAGGACCCGCACCTGTACCTGCTCGGCGACGGCGACAGCGGCAAGACCGGGTTCCTGCGCACGGTGGCCCACGAGATCGCCCGCCTGCACACGCCGCAGGAGGCCAAGCTCTTCGTCGTCGACTACCGCCGCGGCCTGCTCGGCGAGCTGCCCGAGGGCCACGTCGGCGAGTACCTCACGACCCAGGAGCAGACGGTCGCGGCGGTCGAGGGCATCACCGAGTTCCTGCGGACCCGACTGCCCGGGCCCGACGTCACGCCCGAGCAGCTGCGCGCCCGCTCGTGGTGGTCCGGCGCCGAGGTGTTCTTCCTGGTCGACGACTACGACCTGGTGGTCACCTCGTCCGGGTCGCCGCTGCGCCCGCTGGTGCCGCTGCTCGCCCAGGCCGGCGACGTGGGCCTGCACCTGGTCATCACACGGCGCGCCGGTGGCGCCTCCCGCGGGATGTTCGAGCCGGTGATGCAGTCGATCCGCGACCTCGGGGCGCCGGGCATCCTGCTGTCGGGCAACCCCGACGAGGGGATGCTCATCGGGCGGGTCAAGCCCTCGCAGCAGCCGCCCGGCCGGGCCCGGATCATCTCGCGCGACCTCGGCGACCAGGTGTTCCAGACGGCCTGGCAGCCGCCGCGCCTCGGCTGA
- a CDS encoding lysophospholipid acyltransferase family protein encodes MEPFYRSVIGAARTLFFAQGTKFTIVGEENVPRVGGAVMAINHTSYLDFMYAGLPPRKHGRYVRFMAKKSIFVHPVSGPMMRGMRHIPVDRASGGQAFKDAIRALKDGEIVGVFPEATMSRSFELRDFKPGAVKMAQVAGVPILPTTIWGGHRVWTKDLPKNRGFGRIPVFITVGEPIVVGRRDDVAAATERVKAAMQAQLDVQQAAYPPLTGDDRRWLPARLGGTAPTLEEAEAQDQADMRRTRDKFTG; translated from the coding sequence ATGGAGCCGTTCTACCGGAGCGTCATCGGGGCCGCGCGCACGCTGTTCTTCGCGCAGGGCACGAAGTTCACGATCGTCGGCGAGGAGAACGTGCCGCGGGTCGGGGGAGCGGTGATGGCGATCAACCACACCTCCTACCTCGACTTCATGTACGCCGGGCTGCCCCCGCGCAAGCACGGGCGCTATGTGCGGTTCATGGCCAAGAAGTCCATCTTCGTGCACCCGGTGTCGGGCCCGATGATGCGCGGCATGCGGCACATCCCGGTCGACCGGGCCAGCGGCGGGCAGGCGTTCAAGGACGCCATCCGGGCCCTGAAGGACGGCGAGATCGTCGGGGTCTTCCCCGAGGCCACCATGTCGCGCTCGTTCGAGCTGCGCGACTTCAAGCCCGGCGCCGTCAAGATGGCCCAGGTCGCCGGCGTGCCCATCCTGCCGACGACGATCTGGGGCGGGCACCGGGTGTGGACCAAGGACCTGCCGAAGAACCGCGGTTTCGGGCGCATCCCGGTGTTCATCACCGTCGGCGAGCCCATCGTGGTGGGCCGGCGCGACGACGTGGCCGCGGCCACCGAGCGGGTCAAGGCGGCGATGCAGGCCCAGCTCGACGTGCAGCAGGCGGCCTACCCGCCGCTCACCGGCGACGACCGGCGCTGGCTGCCGGCCCGGCTCGGCGGCACCGCGCCCACGCTCGAGGAGGCCGAGGCCCAGGACCAGGCCGACATGCGCCGCACCCGCGACAAGTTCACCGGCTGA
- a CDS encoding O-methyltransferase, which yields MTNSLREDARLRATLDRLHAASAAQEDENRRWLAGEGRGTTTGSEARLEAGRAFWADKYVALDREKAELCYLLCRMRGARRVVEAGTSYGVSTLYLAAAVRDNGGGVVVGTEREPGKVAQARANLEEAGLADVVDLREGDLRETLRPDDGPVDLLLLDIWVPMVAATLALVAPRIPVGGFLVADNTVARREDYAALFGFLDDPANGFTTMTLPMPDGLELAVRTT from the coding sequence GTGACCAACTCGCTGCGCGAGGACGCCCGGCTGCGCGCGACGCTCGACCGGCTGCACGCCGCGAGCGCGGCCCAGGAGGACGAGAACCGGCGCTGGCTGGCGGGCGAGGGTCGGGGGACCACGACCGGCAGCGAGGCGCGGCTCGAGGCCGGGCGCGCGTTCTGGGCCGACAAGTACGTGGCGCTGGACCGCGAGAAGGCCGAGCTCTGCTACCTGCTCTGCCGGATGCGGGGCGCCCGCCGGGTGGTCGAGGCCGGGACGTCGTACGGGGTGTCGACGCTGTACCTGGCGGCCGCCGTGCGCGACAACGGCGGCGGGGTGGTCGTCGGCACCGAGCGTGAGCCGGGCAAGGTGGCGCAGGCCCGGGCCAACCTCGAGGAGGCGGGCCTGGCCGACGTGGTCGACCTGCGCGAGGGCGACCTGCGCGAGACGCTGCGACCCGACGACGGGCCGGTCGACCTGCTGTTGCTCGACATCTGGGTGCCGATGGTCGCGGCGACCCTCGCGCTCGTGGCGCCGCGGATCCCGGTGGGCGGCTTCCTCGTCGCCGACAACACGGTGGCCCGGCGCGAGGACTATGCGGCGCTGTTCGGGTTCCTCGACGACCCCGCGAACGGGTTCACCACGATGACCCTGCCGATGCCCGACGGGCTGGAGCTGGCGGTGCGCACCACCTGA
- a CDS encoding NUDIX hydrolase family protein: MNPLELDRDPAWLSREELDAAREKLPILYVDAVPVRVDDRGEVTAVGVLLRLDADGRVCRELVSGRVLHHERVRDALLRHIEKDLGPVALPRVPVAPQPFTVAEYFPTPGVTPFHDPRQHAVSLAFVVPVAGDCAPQNDALDLTWLTPQQALDPGIQAEMDRGHGVLLRQALAHLGHSV, encoded by the coding sequence ATGAACCCCCTCGAGCTCGACCGCGACCCTGCCTGGCTGAGCCGGGAGGAGCTCGACGCGGCGCGCGAGAAGCTGCCGATCCTCTACGTCGACGCCGTGCCGGTGCGGGTCGACGACCGTGGGGAGGTCACCGCGGTCGGGGTGCTGCTGCGCCTGGACGCCGACGGGCGGGTCTGCCGCGAGCTGGTGTCGGGCCGGGTGCTGCACCACGAGCGGGTGCGCGACGCGCTGCTGCGGCACATCGAGAAGGACCTCGGGCCGGTGGCGCTGCCCCGCGTGCCGGTGGCCCCGCAGCCGTTCACCGTGGCCGAGTACTTCCCGACCCCGGGCGTCACCCCGTTCCACGACCCCCGCCAGCACGCGGTGTCGCTGGCGTTCGTCGTACCGGTGGCCGGCGACTGCGCCCCCCAGAACGACGCGCTCGACCTCACCTGGCTCACCCCGCAGCAGGCGCTCGACCCCGGCATCCAGGCCGAGATGGACCGCGGCCACGGAGTGCTGCTGCGCCAGGCGCTGGCGCACCTGGGCCACAGCGTCTGA
- a CDS encoding ECF transporter S component, translated as MSPRAAAATAGERVTAIALRPRSAAAVALVSLAGVVAFGWPLLVSPGSGLSHSADAPLVFALVLPLLLAVVLAEIAEGGMDVKAVAMLGVLSAVGAALRPLGAGTAGLETVFFLLVLGGRVFGAGFGFVQGAVTLFASALITGGVGPWLPFQMLGAAWVGWGAGLLPRARGRREVALLAGYGAVAGLAYGMVMNLSFWPFSTGAATGLSFVAGAPLLENLHRFVVFSLATSLGWDLGRAVTNVVLISLTARPVLGALRRAARRAAFDAPVGFDDAPDARAAARPPEAAPGHLAQSPP; from the coding sequence GTGAGCCCCCGGGCGGCGGCGGCCACGGCCGGCGAGCGGGTCACCGCCATCGCGCTGCGCCCGCGCTCGGCGGCGGCCGTCGCGCTCGTCAGCCTGGCCGGCGTCGTGGCCTTCGGATGGCCGCTGCTGGTGAGCCCCGGCTCCGGGCTGTCGCACTCCGCCGACGCGCCACTGGTCTTCGCGCTCGTGCTGCCGCTGCTGCTCGCCGTCGTCCTGGCCGAGATCGCCGAGGGCGGGATGGACGTCAAGGCGGTCGCCATGCTCGGCGTGCTGTCCGCGGTCGGTGCGGCGCTGCGCCCGCTCGGGGCCGGTACGGCCGGGCTCGAGACGGTGTTCTTCCTGCTGGTCCTGGGCGGGCGGGTGTTCGGGGCCGGCTTCGGGTTCGTCCAGGGCGCGGTCACTCTGTTCGCGTCGGCCCTCATCACCGGCGGGGTCGGGCCGTGGCTGCCGTTCCAGATGCTCGGGGCGGCCTGGGTCGGCTGGGGCGCCGGGCTGCTGCCACGGGCCCGAGGGCGGCGCGAGGTCGCGCTGCTCGCCGGCTACGGGGCGGTGGCCGGGCTCGCCTACGGGATGGTGATGAACCTGTCGTTCTGGCCGTTCTCCACCGGGGCGGCGACCGGTCTGTCGTTCGTGGCCGGTGCGCCGCTGCTCGAGAACCTGCACCGGTTCGTCGTGTTCAGCCTGGCGACCAGCCTCGGCTGGGACCTCGGGCGGGCGGTGACCAACGTCGTGCTCATCTCGCTCACGGCCCGCCCGGTGCTCGGGGCCCTGCGACGGGCGGCCCGGCGCGCGGCCTTCGACGCGCCGGTGGGCTTCGACGACGCCCCGGATGCCCGGGCCGCGGCGCGTCCCCCGGAGGCGGCCCCGGGGCACTTGGCACAATCGCCTCCATGA
- a CDS encoding ABC transporter ATP-binding protein, producing the protein MADPAIVLTGVGVVPTDGSVPLLRDVDLVVEEGELALVVGRTGSGKSTLLGVMCGRVPHFTGGTLRGRAVVAGRDTRTHRPRDLADVVGVVGQDPLAGFVTDTVEEELAYGMEQLGLPTATMRKRVEETLDLLGIPELRGVPLRELSGGQQQRVAIGSVLTAHPSVILLDEPTSALDPTGAEEVLATITRLVHDLGVTVVVAEHRVERVLHHADRVVHVAPGGTVHDGLPAEVMLTSDIAPPVVELGRWAGWSPLPLSVRDARRAAGDLRERLHGSPAGAPPDAPALGPAVLRAAGAVVRHPGDVIAVAGVDLELRAGEVTALMGRNGSGKSSLLWALQGSGRLAAGRVEVIGPGGTAVDPASLSPAARRARVGLVPQTAGDLLYLDTVGGECAQSDRESGAPAGTCAGLLERLAPGIPADRHPRDLSEGQRLALVLAVQLTADPPVLLLDEPTRGLDPTAKAVLSTTLRDLAARGRSVVVSTHDVEFVAECADRVVVMATGEVVADGPTADVVVSSPAFAPQVSKVLGGPWLTVADVRDAAPAPVRS; encoded by the coding sequence GTGGCTGACCCCGCGATCGTCCTCACCGGCGTCGGCGTCGTGCCCACCGACGGCTCGGTCCCCTTGCTGCGCGACGTCGACCTCGTGGTCGAGGAGGGCGAGCTGGCCCTGGTCGTCGGGCGCACCGGCTCGGGCAAGTCGACCCTGCTCGGCGTGATGTGCGGGCGGGTCCCGCACTTCACCGGCGGCACCCTGCGCGGCCGGGCCGTGGTGGCCGGCCGCGACACCCGCACGCACCGGCCCCGCGACCTCGCGGACGTCGTCGGCGTCGTCGGCCAGGACCCGCTGGCGGGCTTCGTCACCGACACCGTCGAGGAGGAGCTCGCCTACGGGATGGAGCAGCTCGGCCTGCCGACCGCCACCATGCGCAAGCGGGTCGAGGAGACCCTCGACCTGCTCGGCATCCCCGAGCTGCGCGGGGTGCCGCTGCGCGAGCTCTCGGGCGGGCAGCAGCAGCGCGTGGCCATCGGGTCGGTGCTCACCGCCCACCCCAGCGTCATCCTGCTCGACGAGCCCACCTCGGCCCTGGACCCCACCGGCGCCGAGGAGGTGCTGGCCACCATCACCCGGCTGGTGCACGACCTCGGGGTCACCGTGGTCGTCGCCGAGCACCGCGTCGAGCGGGTGCTGCACCACGCCGACCGCGTCGTGCACGTCGCACCGGGCGGCACCGTGCACGACGGGCTGCCGGCCGAGGTCATGCTCACCAGCGACATCGCGCCGCCCGTGGTCGAGCTCGGCCGGTGGGCCGGGTGGTCGCCACTGCCGCTGTCGGTGCGCGACGCCCGGCGCGCCGCGGGCGACCTGCGCGAGCGCCTGCACGGCTCGCCGGCCGGAGCACCCCCGGATGCTCCGGCCCTCGGGCCGGCGGTGCTGCGCGCCGCGGGCGCCGTGGTGCGCCATCCCGGTGACGTCATCGCCGTGGCGGGCGTCGACCTCGAGCTGCGCGCCGGCGAGGTCACCGCCCTGATGGGCCGCAACGGCTCGGGCAAGTCCTCGCTGCTGTGGGCCCTCCAGGGCAGCGGGCGGCTCGCGGCCGGGCGGGTCGAGGTCATCGGGCCCGGCGGCACGGCGGTCGACCCGGCGTCGCTCTCCCCCGCCGCGCGCCGCGCCCGGGTCGGGCTGGTGCCGCAGACCGCCGGCGACCTGCTCTACCTCGACACGGTGGGCGGCGAGTGCGCCCAGTCCGACCGCGAGAGCGGCGCCCCGGCGGGCACCTGCGCCGGCCTGCTCGAACGCCTGGCCCCCGGCATCCCGGCCGACCGTCATCCCCGCGACCTGTCCGAGGGCCAGCGCCTCGCCCTGGTCCTCGCGGTCCAGCTCACCGCCGACCCGCCGGTGCTGCTGCTCGACGAGCCCACCCGCGGCCTCGACCCGACCGCCAAGGCCGTCCTCAGCACCACGCTGCGCGACCTCGCCGCCCGGGGTCGTTCGGTGGTGGTCTCGACCCACGACGTCGAGTTCGTCGCCGAGTGCGCCGACCGGGTCGTGGTCATGGCCACCGGCGAAGTCGTGGCCGACGGGCCGACGGCCGACGTCGTGGTCTCCTCCCCCGCGTTCGCCCCGCAGGTGTCCAAGGTGCTCGGCGGCCCCTGGCTCACCGTGGCCGACGTCCGCGACGCCGCACCCGCGCCGGTGCGGTCGTGA